The following are encoded together in the Rhodospirillales bacterium genome:
- a CDS encoding autotransporter domain-containing protein has protein sequence MGARWSATLVRRGSSWGGLIGTGARALPAAALTLVAFGLLVLAGVTSSAQTALAQEGCPLTPGVTPPPDPSVTAQEVENRSATLMDFALAVRAQFKGQGSETASGEQLAYAGCRLRLEDGPFRSGSTYIVTLTPDGRVFLHSKDMSLSARRLKPAVYDGILSALGIPRGDRAPSALLQQLGREPDAAFDLTVPVPGVRPGIPGARGYAAAYVSANTEQPRLLLAGFDLDASHLRDEAIDYGDPAITASEVVDRATLKQFVTEALRFLGRALSGAQTTAESRAAFAEARLALRDPNGPWRHGSVYLYLLDRTSNIIVVHGAFPDRFELRPLVATVRDVVTGELVLEQVLEAASSSPEGGFVEYYFDDPSDDTDSADIPKLGYAREFTRTTTAGDGTEINTRLVIGSGVYLRGPETAAADQNAVVEAILPQMMRAMTASTVDAVSSRIEQAHSETPPGRELSLVGTTSLPDALLANRHALEGGSFDLGQLLAGSSFTLALDAADTGRSGLIGNLTLWGSGDYRNFSGGSQDALTYDGDVTSANLGVDAKLGPDVLAGVSVARARGTADYSSDSNAVSGELTTTVTSINPYVGWQAPSGMNLWATVGFGSGEVEVDDSAGTQASDLTQQMAAAGVSGPLMASDQLIAGGTTSLRLKGETAHTRAELDGSETLESMTLNASRHRLMLEGSHVQDLASGATFTPSIEIGVRSDGGDGETGTSVEAGGGLRYADQATGLIVETRARTLLTHSGDYEEWGVSGLIRFDPGTAGQGLSLSVRPAWGHTASSVQRLWGTDMTVGTTSTDQGHGRLDARVGYGMVLSGGHFLGTPEAGLGLSEVGHEWRLGWRLALAGSKPVSFNLGLEATRWEPANATTAPENRVGLSATLLW, from the coding sequence ATGGGAGCACGATGGTCGGCGACCTTAGTTCGTCGAGGCTCCTCCTGGGGAGGGCTCATCGGAACCGGCGCCCGAGCGCTGCCTGCGGCGGCCTTGACGCTCGTGGCGTTTGGCCTGCTCGTGCTGGCCGGCGTCACGTCCAGCGCACAGACGGCCCTGGCGCAGGAAGGCTGTCCGCTCACGCCCGGTGTCACGCCTCCCCCGGATCCGTCCGTGACCGCGCAAGAGGTGGAAAATCGCAGCGCCACCCTGATGGACTTCGCGCTAGCGGTGAGGGCACAGTTCAAGGGCCAGGGCTCGGAAACCGCGTCAGGGGAACAGCTGGCGTACGCAGGATGCCGGCTTCGGCTCGAAGACGGCCCGTTCCGTTCCGGTTCCACCTACATCGTGACCCTGACACCTGATGGCCGCGTGTTTCTTCATTCCAAGGATATGTCCCTGTCAGCCAGAAGGCTGAAGCCCGCGGTTTACGACGGGATTCTCTCTGCGCTCGGTATTCCCCGGGGGGACCGCGCGCCGTCCGCGCTGCTCCAGCAGTTGGGACGCGAACCGGATGCCGCGTTCGACCTGACCGTCCCTGTGCCGGGCGTTCGGCCGGGCATCCCAGGGGCACGCGGCTATGCCGCCGCCTATGTCTCGGCCAATACGGAGCAGCCGAGGTTGCTGCTCGCCGGGTTCGATCTCGACGCCTCGCACTTGCGGGACGAAGCCATCGATTACGGCGACCCGGCGATCACCGCGAGCGAGGTCGTGGACCGCGCGACCCTGAAGCAGTTCGTCACGGAAGCACTGCGATTCCTTGGTAGAGCCTTGAGCGGCGCGCAGACCACGGCGGAATCCAGAGCGGCTTTTGCAGAGGCCAGGCTTGCGCTCCGAGATCCGAACGGGCCATGGCGGCATGGCTCGGTCTATCTCTATCTGTTGGACCGAACCAGCAACATCATCGTGGTTCATGGAGCGTTTCCGGACCGGTTCGAGCTCCGGCCTCTGGTGGCGACCGTCCGTGACGTGGTGACCGGCGAGCTTGTCCTCGAGCAGGTCCTCGAGGCCGCGAGCAGCAGCCCGGAAGGCGGATTCGTGGAGTACTACTTCGACGATCCCTCGGACGACACCGACAGCGCCGATATCCCCAAGCTGGGTTACGCAAGGGAGTTCACCAGAACGACCACTGCAGGCGACGGGACCGAAATCAACACCCGTCTCGTTATCGGCTCGGGCGTCTACCTGAGAGGGCCGGAGACGGCCGCCGCCGACCAGAACGCAGTGGTCGAAGCCATCCTGCCTCAGATGATGCGCGCCATGACCGCGAGCACGGTGGATGCTGTGTCCAGCCGCATCGAGCAGGCGCATTCCGAGACCCCGCCGGGCCGGGAACTCAGCCTTGTCGGTACCACCTCGCTGCCCGACGCCCTGCTGGCCAACCGGCACGCGCTGGAGGGCGGAAGCTTCGATCTCGGTCAGCTGCTTGCCGGCTCGTCCTTCACCCTGGCGCTCGACGCGGCGGACACGGGGAGGAGCGGCCTGATCGGGAATCTGACGCTCTGGGGAAGCGGCGACTACCGCAACTTCTCCGGCGGCAGCCAGGATGCGCTGACCTACGACGGCGACGTGACGAGCGCCAACCTCGGGGTCGATGCCAAGCTCGGCCCCGACGTGTTGGCCGGGGTGTCGGTGGCACGGGCGCGCGGGACCGCGGACTACTCGTCGGACTCCAATGCTGTCTCGGGCGAACTCACGACGACCGTTACGAGCATCAACCCCTACGTGGGTTGGCAAGCACCGAGCGGCATGAACCTGTGGGCAACGGTCGGCTTTGGCTCAGGGGAGGTCGAGGTCGACGACTCAGCGGGTACGCAAGCGAGCGATCTCACCCAGCAGATGGCGGCGGCAGGCGTCAGCGGGCCGCTGATGGCCAGCGATCAGCTGATCGCCGGCGGCACGACGAGCCTGAGGCTAAAAGGTGAAACCGCCCACACACGCGCGGAGCTCGATGGATCCGAGACCTTGGAGAGCATGACGTTGAATGCCAGCCGGCACCGGCTGATGCTCGAAGGCTCCCATGTTCAGGATCTTGCCTCTGGGGCCACGTTCACACCGTCGATCGAGATCGGCGTGCGAAGTGACGGTGGGGACGGCGAGACGGGCACCAGTGTCGAAGCCGGTGGTGGGCTGCGCTATGCCGACCAGGCAACCGGGCTGATCGTCGAGACCCGGGCCCGGACCCTGCTGACGCATAGCGGCGACTATGAGGAGTGGGGCGTGAGCGGGCTGATCCGATTCGATCCGGGTACGGCCGGCCAGGGGCTCTCGCTCAGCGTCCGGCCTGCGTGGGGTCACACTGCCAGCAGCGTGCAGCGGCTGTGGGGGACGGACATGACCGTGGGCACGACATCGACCGACCAGGGGCACGGGCGGCTGGACGCGCGCGTGGGCTACGGAATGGTGTTGTCTGGCGGGCACTTCCTGGGGACACCGGAAGCGGGGCTCGGGCTTTCCGAGGTCGGCCACGAATGGCGATTGGGTTGGAGGCTGGCGCTGGCCGGGAGCAAGCCCGTCTCCTTTAACCTCGGCCTCGAGGCGACACGTTGGGAGCCCGCAAATGCCACAACGGCGCCGGAGAACCGGGTTGGGCTAAGCGCGACCTTGCTCTGGTAG
- a CDS encoding hydantoinase B/oxoprolinase family protein, whose protein sequence is MGNGTTLDRIRMQIQWNRLLSVVEEQAQALVRTAFSTSAREAGDISAGAFDTFGRMLAQAVTGTPGHVNAMAASVKSFLAKYPLDMMEEGDVFLTNDPWLGTGHLNDFTAVTPTFRGGRIVALFAATTHVADIGGRGFGPDGRQVYEEGLNIPILPLAKRGEFNALVLEIVRANVRNPVEVEGDLYSLAACNEVGGRRLVGMMDEFDLDDLEDLSRYIIDTSHDGMLTEIRALPHGTYRNAMRIDGYERELDLVAAVTIDDTGMSVSFDGTSPVSSYGINVPITYTEAYASFGVRCVIGSRIPNNAGSLAAIRVTAPEGSILNAPPPCAVTARHVIGQMLPDVMLGCLGQVIPDLVPAEGTSCLWNPVFLGGHGMTGDDLQSGPTFAMNTFHAGGTGARPGKDGLDATAFPSGVRNTPIEVNETIAPLLFWRKEYREDSGGAGMYRGGTGQIMEVGYAGDRAFAINTMFDRVIHPPRGRNGGKPGQVGRIYLKSGAAEFKGKGRQTIPRGEHLVLEMPGGGGLGDPLDRDPERVAEDVRNGFVSVERARADYGVVLDPRRRLDRVRTQSERDARRGTDH, encoded by the coding sequence ATGGGCAACGGGACCACGCTCGACCGGATTCGGATGCAGATCCAGTGGAACCGGCTCCTTTCGGTGGTCGAGGAGCAGGCCCAGGCCCTGGTCCGCACTGCCTTCAGCACGTCCGCGCGCGAAGCGGGCGACATCTCCGCCGGGGCCTTCGACACGTTTGGCCGCATGCTGGCGCAGGCGGTCACCGGCACTCCCGGGCACGTGAACGCCATGGCCGCGTCGGTGAAGAGTTTCCTGGCGAAGTACCCGCTCGACATGATGGAGGAAGGGGACGTCTTCCTCACCAATGATCCATGGCTCGGCACCGGGCACCTCAACGACTTCACGGCGGTGACCCCGACGTTCCGGGGCGGGCGCATTGTGGCCCTGTTTGCCGCCACCACCCACGTGGCCGACATCGGCGGTCGCGGCTTCGGGCCGGACGGCCGCCAGGTCTATGAAGAGGGCCTCAACATCCCGATCCTGCCGCTCGCGAAGCGCGGCGAGTTCAATGCACTCGTGCTGGAGATTGTGCGCGCGAACGTCCGCAATCCGGTCGAGGTTGAAGGCGATCTCTATTCGCTTGCGGCCTGCAACGAAGTCGGCGGACGCCGTCTCGTGGGCATGATGGACGAGTTCGATCTTGACGATCTGGAAGACCTGTCCCGGTACATCATCGACACGTCGCACGACGGCATGCTGACGGAGATTCGCGCCCTTCCGCACGGCACGTACCGCAACGCGATGCGGATCGACGGGTACGAGCGGGAGCTGGACCTCGTCGCGGCGGTCACCATCGACGATACCGGCATGTCGGTCAGCTTCGACGGGACCTCGCCGGTATCAAGCTACGGCATCAACGTGCCGATTACATATACCGAGGCCTACGCGAGCTTCGGGGTGCGTTGCGTGATCGGCTCGCGCATCCCGAACAATGCCGGCTCCCTTGCGGCCATCCGGGTGACCGCTCCTGAGGGGTCCATCCTCAATGCCCCGCCACCGTGCGCGGTGACCGCGCGCCACGTGATCGGACAGATGCTGCCCGACGTCATGCTCGGGTGCCTGGGCCAGGTGATCCCCGACCTGGTGCCGGCGGAAGGCACTTCCTGTCTGTGGAACCCGGTCTTTCTCGGCGGGCACGGCATGACCGGGGACGATCTGCAGAGCGGCCCGACGTTCGCCATGAACACGTTCCACGCCGGAGGGACAGGGGCTCGTCCCGGCAAGGACGGCCTTGACGCGACCGCGTTTCCTTCCGGCGTGCGCAATACGCCGATCGAGGTGAACGAGACGATCGCGCCGCTCTTGTTCTGGCGGAAGGAATACCGCGAGGACTCGGGTGGTGCCGGCATGTACCGCGGCGGTACGGGCCAGATCATGGAAGTCGGCTATGCCGGTGATCGCGCATTTGCGATCAACACGATGTTCGACCGGGTGATTCATCCGCCGCGAGGCCGGAACGGGGGAAAGCCCGGTCAAGTGGGACGGATCTATCTCAAGTCCGGCGCGGCGGAATTCAAGGGAAAGGGTCGGCAGACGATCCCTCGCGGCGAGCACCTCGTGCTCGAGATGCCGGGTGGCGGCGGCCTCGGCGATCCGCTTGATCGCGACCCGGAGCGGGTGGCTGAGGACGTGCGGAACGGGTTCGTTTCGGTTGAACGTGCGCGGGCAGATTATGGCGTGGTCCTGGATCCCCGCCGCCGGCTCGATCGCGTCCGCACGCAGAGCGAGCGCGACGCCCGGCGAGGCACGGACCACTGA
- a CDS encoding type II toxin-antitoxin system VapC family toxin → MNGYVIDASVAVKWLVDEVYSKEADALLTSGSMFIAPSLVFAESVNALWAMHQRGDISGQDLSDAVDTLLAAPITLPVSMPQLSAAAARLASDLGHPAYDCFYLALAIQSQYPVVTADTRFHDRVRIHPYLADRIVHLAEAVTRGAGLHRPDPS, encoded by the coding sequence GTGAACGGATACGTGATCGATGCCAGCGTGGCCGTGAAATGGCTGGTCGATGAGGTCTACTCCAAGGAAGCTGACGCACTCCTGACCAGCGGGTCGATGTTCATCGCCCCGTCGCTCGTATTCGCGGAGTCCGTCAACGCTTTGTGGGCGATGCATCAGCGCGGCGACATTTCCGGCCAGGATCTGTCCGACGCCGTGGACACCCTGCTGGCAGCTCCGATTACGCTCCCCGTTTCCATGCCCCAGCTGAGCGCTGCTGCAGCCCGTCTGGCGAGCGACCTCGGACACCCTGCCTACGACTGCTTTTATCTCGCCCTAGCGATTCAATCGCAGTACCCCGTCGTCACCGCTGACACTCGGTTTCACGATCGGGTACGCATCCATCCGTACTTGGCGGACAGGATCGTGCATCTTGCGGAGGCGGTGACCCGCGGCGCCGGCCTGCACAGACCTGATCCATCCTGA